A part of Podarcis muralis chromosome 13, rPodMur119.hap1.1, whole genome shotgun sequence genomic DNA contains:
- the LOC114581742 gene encoding meiosis-specific protein MEI4-like: MSSPSLTSHFPKRKAPNAETFPNVQTLLQPLGDVACPFQRKKFSKKGLFLLGTSLPWATLALSAGGLGPSNRRGQEGPGPGLWRLTPTSGRTPGPPLLGTEDGGGAAWFLEASRLALALAVLRSKPPGVSGKEHAEHLARIVSGKDPREKSRVEALEAEVVRLRQQLLLSKVYPGFGLENGDPSVASNEALAPVRADDHSGHLEDSGCSVSNDDLADTQDASAAFSHSERGPASDTSSVLSMLASSRAGPSKSLVPHIQFLRRFLELKRLAEHGGLRTDLGKLGRDSSAISDSFSRLLDGLVAAYSFPEVPFSDFMTRAVCAVVTELLSDADVSRQILGKCLKKLEDSVERLIDVVLNSSHLNRFQVQESISHALVSIGQCNRLRRHTIFLLFREVSRFADELQHADEIQAGRDTRYENIFFLCRALEQLLEIGTEEENVAAPSGCDEEEKMFLQKLDQAIFHLCDEFPLFCIYLWRLGTLLNGAHTQTGGRSWPAM; encoded by the exons ATGTCGTCCCCCAGCCTTACTAGCCATTTCCCTAAACGGAAAGCCCCAAACGCTGAAACCTTTCCCAACGTCCAAacattgctccagccccttggtGATGTTGCCTGCCCTTTCCAGAG aaaaaaattCTCTAAAAAGGGCCTTTTTCTTTTGGGGACGTCTCTGCCTTGGGCGACCCTGGCGCTCTCCGCCGGCGGCCTTGGGCCTTCTAACCGACGAGGCCAGGAGGGACCGGGGCCTGGATTATGGCGACTGACCCCCACTTCAGGCCGGACCCCGGGGCCTCCGCTTTTGGGGACGGAAGATGGCGGAGGCGCAGCGTGGTTCCTGGAAGCCTCGCgcctggccctggccctggcgGTCTTGCGTTCGAAGCCACCCGGCGTAAGCGGCAAGGAGCACGCGGAGCACCTGGCCAGGATAGTGTCCGGAAAGGATCCCCGGGAGAAATCGCGAGTGGAAGCTTTGGAAGCGGAAGTGGTTCGCCTgaggcagcagctcctcctgagCAAAGTTTACCCGGGGTTCGGTTTGGAGAACGGGGATCCGTCCGTCGCCAGCAATGAAGCACTGGCCCCTGTCCGTGCGGACGATCACTCCGGCCATTTGGAAGATTCCGGGTGCAGCGTCTCAAACGACGACCTAGCGGACACGCAAGATGCCTCAGCTGCCTTCAGCCACAGCGAGCGCGGTCCTGCGTCCGACACTTCATCCGTATTGTCCATGTTGGCTTCCTCCCGTGCCGGCCCAAGCAAGTCTTTGGTTCCTCACATACAGTTCCTACGGCGTTTCCTTGAGCTCAAGCGGCTGGCAGAGCATGGCGGTCTAAGAACAGACTTGGGAAAACTCGGAAGGGATTCTTCCGCTATATCTGATTCTTTCTCTCGGTTGCTCGATGGCCTGGTCGCCGCCTATAGTTTCCCTGAAGTGCCCTTCTCAGATTTTATGACTCGGGCAGTTTGCGCCGTCGTAACCGAGTTATTAAGCGATGCTGATGTATCTCGACAGATTTTGGGGAAGTGTCTTAAGAAGCTGGAAGACTCTGTGGAAAGACTCATAGACGTTGTATTGAACAGTAGCCACCTCAACAGATTTCAGGTTCAGGAGTCTATATCCCATGCCCTTGTTTCGATCGGACAATGCAACAGATTGAGAAGGCACACAATATTCCTGCTCTTCAGAGAAGTCAGCCGATTTGCTGATGAGTTGCAGCACGCCGATGAGATTCAAGCTGGGCGCGACACACGAtatgaaaatattttctttctgtgTAGAGCTTTGGAACAGCTTCTGGAAATAGGGACAGAGGAGGAAAATGTTGCTGCCCCTTCAGGCTGCGACGAGGAAGAGAAGATGTTTCTACAGAAACTTGaccaagccatttttcacctCTGTGACGAATTTCCCttgttctgtatttatttatggcGACTAGGCACTCTTTTGAATGGGGCACACACTCAGACTGGTGGAAGAAGCTGGCCTGCTATGTAG